In ANME-2 cluster archaeon, a single genomic region encodes these proteins:
- a CDS encoding nascent polypeptide-associated complex protein, with amino-acid sequence MAKKPGGMRGVNPRAMNQMMKQMGIDTKEIENVEQVIIRTPDIDIIFDDASVTKVAAPGMLTYQIVGNPREVPRETPIPDEDVTLVAEQTGKTPDEAMAALKETGGDLAEAIMKLGS; translated from the coding sequence ATGGCGAAAAAACCAGGCGGAATGCGAGGAGTCAATCCCAGGGCCATGAACCAGATGATGAAACAGATGGGGATAGACACAAAAGAGATCGAAAATGTGGAGCAGGTAATTATACGGACTCCCGACATTGATATCATCTTTGATGATGCCAGCGTAACAAAAGTGGCGGCTCCGGGTATGCTTACATACCAGATTGTAGGTAATCCAAGAGAAGTTCCACGTGAAACCCCAATTCCTGATGAAGATGTGACACTGGTGGCAGAGCAGACCGGAAAAACCCCGGATGAAGCAATGGCAGCCCTTAAGGAAACAGGTGGAGACCTGGCCGAAGCCATAATGAAACTTGGATCATGA
- a CDS encoding 4Fe-4S binding protein — protein sequence MPVKVDIDECVGCGTCVDECPQEAISMNDDDIAVISDECTDCGLCVDACPTAAISSN from the coding sequence ATGCCAGTAAAAGTAGATATAGATGAATGTGTAGGATGTGGAACCTGCGTGGATGAATGTCCACAGGAAGCCATATCAATGAATGACGATGACATTGCGGTTATCAGTGATGAGTGCACTGATTGCGGATTGTGCGTAGATGCATGTCCAACTGCCGCAATTTCATCGAATTGA
- the asd gene encoding aspartate-semialdehyde dehydrogenase encodes MTETIKTGVLGATGAVGQRFVEALAKHPWFEITALAASERSAGKTYRDAANWRLESQIPEEVADVKVVPVDVGAVDADLVFSALPADLAKKVEPGFIKAGCVVASNAGAFRKEEDVPLMIPEVNPEHLGLIDIQRDKRGWDGCIVTNPNCTTIMFTLTLKPLMQFGLENVNIASMQAISGAGFDGIPGMAILENVVPYIGGEEEKVESEPLKLLGEFDGSQIIPADINISASCHRVPVMDGHLEALWAGMADDPTPDKVRQAFLDFDPGISDLPTEPEHPIIVRDEPDRPQPRLDRNAGNGMSVSVGRIREGIRYMVMGHNTIRGAAGASVLNAELMHKKGYI; translated from the coding sequence ATGACTGAAACAATTAAAACAGGCGTTTTAGGTGCAACAGGAGCGGTAGGACAGAGGTTTGTTGAGGCTCTTGCAAAACATCCCTGGTTCGAGATCACTGCCCTGGCAGCATCTGAGCGCTCTGCAGGAAAGACATACCGCGACGCTGCCAACTGGCGGCTGGAGTCACAGATACCTGAAGAAGTAGCCGATGTCAAAGTGGTGCCGGTTGATGTTGGAGCAGTGGACGCTGACCTTGTGTTCTCTGCACTGCCGGCGGATCTGGCAAAAAAGGTGGAACCTGGTTTTATCAAGGCAGGCTGTGTTGTTGCCAGCAATGCAGGAGCATTTCGGAAGGAGGAAGATGTACCTCTGATGATCCCTGAGGTCAACCCGGAGCATCTGGGGCTGATCGATATTCAGCGCGACAAACGCGGCTGGGACGGATGTATCGTGACAAATCCCAATTGCACCACTATCATGTTCACTTTGACACTGAAGCCCCTGATGCAGTTCGGGCTTGAGAATGTAAATATAGCGTCCATGCAAGCCATTTCGGGTGCGGGTTTTGACGGCATCCCGGGTATGGCTATACTGGAGAATGTGGTGCCATACATCGGCGGTGAGGAGGAGAAGGTGGAGAGTGAACCCCTGAAGCTCCTTGGTGAGTTCGATGGCAGCCAGATAATCCCTGCTGATATTAATATCAGTGCGAGCTGTCACCGCGTGCCTGTGATGGATGGGCACCTGGAGGCATTGTGGGCTGGTATGGCAGATGACCCCACACCCGATAAGGTGCGCCAGGCGTTTCTGGACTTTGACCCTGGAATTTCAGACCTGCCCACCGAGCCTGAACACCCGATTATTGTGAGGGATGAACCTGACAGGCCCCAGCCCAGACTGGACAGGAATGCTGGTAATGGTATGAGTGTGTCTGTGGGCCGGATACGGGAAGGTATCAGGTACATGGTTATGGGGCACAATACTATCAGGGGCGCGGCAGGTGCCAGTGTGCTGAATGCTGAGTTGATGCATAAGAAAGGGTATATCTAA
- a CDS encoding KamA family radical SAM protein, which yields MKDIITSSREELAELLWKSDPIIHRILKNSINVHDSRNEIFRYLDGIDTALFTIYSHSKQDMNILEKKNARDCIRVLKTILRTQNEKQSHFSALRALYNIARENRVPKNISEGFIFEFIYLFRGINGNSGLFAEKEKPPFLNLDGIKAALERTMFLDDYSKRMDLSFKKYRTGLDHDLVPERNDMKQRILQQFGGNDEDWTDYKWHLDHIISDIDTLQSMVALDGGEIRGLKLAIENNIPFQITPYYLSLFDRENRKQYDLSIRAQVLPSVTYCQNFLRSIRTGTSMDFMDEASTSPIEAITRRYPKILILKPFQSCPQICVYCQRNWEIKSLQESSITKETVLKAINWIKANPHISEVLVTGGDPLTLNDSIIDRLLGMISDIEHVDRIRIGTRTLVTLPSRFTDNLIDIFSKYHKLGERDLCIITHFQHPTELTPDTIDAVSRIKKQGINIYNQQVFTYYNSKKFESCLLRKTMKKSGIDPYYTFNTKGKEETIDYRVPISRLEQERQEEARLLPGLERTDESVFNVPRLGKSHLRAWQDHEVIMILPDGKRVYRFYPWESKMELVEPYNYVDVSIYNYLKRLYYDGEDIDEYKSIWYYF from the coding sequence ATGAAAGATATAATTACAAGCTCAAGGGAAGAATTGGCAGAATTATTATGGAAATCTGACCCCATCATTCACAGGATATTGAAGAATAGTATTAACGTCCATGATTCCAGGAATGAGATTTTCCGCTATTTAGATGGTATAGATACAGCATTGTTCACCATATATTCCCATAGTAAACAGGATATGAATATCCTGGAAAAAAAGAATGCACGGGATTGCATCAGGGTTCTAAAGACGATTTTAAGGACCCAGAATGAAAAACAGTCACACTTCTCAGCTCTCAGGGCATTGTACAATATTGCCAGGGAAAACAGGGTACCTAAGAATATCAGTGAAGGGTTCATTTTCGAGTTTATTTACCTGTTCAGGGGAATTAATGGGAATTCCGGGCTATTTGCTGAAAAAGAAAAACCTCCATTTCTAAATCTCGATGGAATAAAAGCCGCACTTGAAAGAACAATGTTCCTGGATGATTATTCTAAAAGGATGGATCTGTCTTTCAAGAAATACAGGACCGGTCTAGACCATGACCTGGTCCCTGAAAGAAATGATATGAAACAACGTATTTTACAGCAATTCGGTGGAAATGACGAGGACTGGACTGACTACAAATGGCACCTTGACCATATTATTTCTGATATTGATACGCTCCAAAGTATGGTTGCATTGGACGGAGGCGAGATACGGGGTCTTAAATTAGCTATTGAAAATAATATCCCGTTCCAGATAACACCGTATTACTTATCCTTATTTGACAGGGAGAACCGGAAACAATATGACTTATCCATAAGGGCACAGGTACTGCCCAGTGTGACATACTGCCAGAACTTTTTACGGAGCATTCGGACCGGGACAAGCATGGATTTCATGGACGAGGCTTCGACCAGCCCAATTGAAGCCATTACCAGGAGATATCCGAAGATACTTATTTTAAAACCGTTTCAATCATGCCCCCAGATATGTGTCTATTGCCAGAGGAACTGGGAGATCAAAAGTCTTCAGGAAAGTAGTATCACAAAGGAGACCGTGTTAAAGGCGATCAACTGGATAAAAGCCAATCCGCATATCAGCGAGGTGCTGGTAACGGGAGGCGACCCGTTGACACTGAACGATTCCATTATTGACAGGCTCCTTGGCATGATCTCTGACATCGAACATGTGGACCGGATCAGGATAGGGACCCGGACACTGGTAACACTGCCTTCTAGGTTTACAGACAACCTGATAGATATCTTTAGTAAATATCACAAGCTGGGCGAACGGGACCTGTGCATCATAACCCATTTCCAGCATCCCACTGAGCTCACTCCCGACACTATTGATGCAGTATCAAGGATCAAGAAACAGGGCATTAATATTTACAACCAGCAGGTATTCACCTATTATAACAGCAAGAAGTTCGAAAGTTGCCTGCTTAGAAAAACCATGAAGAAATCAGGTATCGATCCCTATTATACTTTTAACACCAAGGGCAAGGAAGAGACCATAGACTACCGTGTACCTATCTCAAGGCTTGAGCAGGAACGACAGGAGGAAGCCAGGCTCCTCCCCGGACTGGAGCGGACTGATGAATCGGTATTCAATGTACCCAGGCTGGGAAAGTCCCACCTAAGGGCGTGGCAGGACCATGAGGTGATCATGATACTTCCGGATGGCAAACGTGTGTACCGGTTTTATCCCTGGGAGTCCAAGATGGAGCTTGTGGAGCCTTATAATTATGTGGATGTGTCCATATACAACTATCTAAAACGGTTGTATTATGATGGCGAGGATATTGATGAGTATAAATCTATATGGTATTATTTCTGA
- a CDS encoding cytochrome c maturation protein CcmE: MRKKDKVTISVVAIILIAIIGMWGLDFSSEYLTVTEVTQNVTAYIDQPVYITGNVKQGTLNVGTQETGFILTDGNADLEVLYRGDRPDGLGEGEKVSVRGILVSKNKVEANFLVMGCPSKYGV; the protein is encoded by the coding sequence ATGAGGAAAAAAGATAAGGTTACAATCTCTGTTGTAGCGATCATACTAATAGCCATCATTGGAATGTGGGGGCTGGACTTTTCATCAGAATACCTCACAGTGACTGAAGTTACCCAGAACGTCACAGCTTATATTGACCAGCCTGTATATATCACAGGTAATGTGAAGCAGGGTACGTTAAATGTCGGTACACAAGAAACTGGTTTCATATTGACAGATGGTAATGCAGATCTCGAGGTATTATACCGTGGTGACCGACCTGACGGACTGGGCGAAGGTGAGAAAGTATCTGTAAGGGGTATTCTGGTATCAAAGAATAAAGTAGAGGCTAATTTCCTTGTAATGGGATGTCCTTCAAAATATGGGGTATAA
- a CDS encoding radical SAM protein: MRVYDKSYIKLNANTENGKVQLVPEGTLSPVAKPIVNRINKIFLEEKPISVDDKKIIFSSWAPPIPSTAFDRLISAQIASVLKRRVPDQSSIGITMRCPNKCIHCGAADIIADPELSLDEVNRVIDESIELGSYLISFDGGEPMLRHDLADMVRHVDKSRAIATSFSSGYGLTPEKAKELKAAGLYAVRISIDSPRQEEHERVRGRAGSYEDAMKGIDNTLAAGILADMFVVVSPDNIDELEDFYTLAENKGMHEMSLYEIIAVGRWLDHEDETIGPNDVDRLGRFQKEKNKLRDGPRITAFPFFMGPDMFGCFAGRRWVHITSGGDVLPCAYTPLKFGNIRDEPLKDIWKRMGKNYRKTPPSCLMRDKEFRNRYIHSIPKGATMPFDMVDK, encoded by the coding sequence ATGAGAGTATATGATAAATCATACATTAAACTAAACGCCAATACCGAGAACGGTAAAGTACAATTAGTGCCGGAAGGCACACTTTCACCTGTGGCAAAACCAATCGTTAACCGTATTAACAAGATATTCCTCGAAGAAAAACCCATTTCTGTTGACGACAAGAAGATCATCTTCTCATCCTGGGCCCCCCCGATACCCAGTACTGCCTTTGACCGCCTGATCTCTGCCCAGATCGCTTCAGTATTGAAGAGAAGGGTCCCAGACCAGTCATCTATCGGCATCACCATGCGCTGTCCTAACAAGTGCATCCACTGCGGCGCCGCTGATATCATTGCAGACCCCGAACTCTCATTAGATGAGGTCAACAGGGTGATAGATGAATCCATTGAACTGGGCTCATATCTTATATCTTTTGACGGCGGCGAGCCTATGCTCAGGCATGACCTTGCCGACATGGTCAGGCATGTGGATAAGTCCAGGGCCATTGCCACCTCATTTTCGTCCGGGTACGGGCTGACTCCTGAGAAGGCTAAAGAACTTAAAGCTGCGGGACTGTATGCCGTAAGGATCAGTATTGACAGCCCCCGTCAGGAGGAACACGAAAGGGTGAGGGGACGGGCCGGCTCATATGAGGATGCAATGAAAGGTATTGATAATACCCTTGCGGCCGGTATCCTTGCTGATATGTTCGTGGTGGTCTCGCCTGATAACATTGACGAGCTTGAGGATTTCTATACTCTTGCAGAGAATAAGGGTATGCACGAGATGTCACTCTATGAGATCATTGCAGTGGGGCGGTGGCTGGACCATGAGGACGAGACCATAGGTCCAAATGACGTGGACAGGCTGGGCCGGTTCCAGAAGGAGAAGAACAAGCTCAGGGACGGACCCCGTATTACTGCATTTCCCTTCTTCATGGGCCCCGACATGTTCGGCTGTTTTGCCGGGAGAAGGTGGGTACATATCACATCGGGTGGCGACGTGCTGCCCTGTGCTTATACGCCGTTGAAGTTCGGAAATATCAGGGATGAACCGCTGAAAGATATCTGGAAACGTATGGGTAAAAACTACAGGAAAACACCCCCGTCATGCCTGATGCGCGACAAAGAATTCAGGAACAGGTATATTCATTCAATACCGAAAGGCGCTACGATGCCATTTGATATGGTTGATAAGTGA
- a CDS encoding 4Fe-4S binding protein gives MVAKINVDECTGCGTCVDECPAEAISMNDDDIAVVNADECTDCGMCVDACPTEAISLEE, from the coding sequence ATGGTAGCAAAAATAAATGTTGATGAATGTACAGGATGCGGAACATGTGTGGATGAATGCCCTGCAGAAGCCATTTCAATGAACGATGATGATATTGCTGTGGTAAATGCGGATGAGTGCACTGATTGTGGAATGTGTGTGGATGCATGCCCCACTGAAGCAATTTCGTTAGAAGAATAG
- the endA gene encoding tRNA-intron lyase has translation MNQNHAFNGKLDGHIVKLEPDTKETLYNTSFYGNPKDDFLELTLIEAAYLTYKGRIKVTRDKKGLDFKDLISYASREKENFEVKYIVYKDMRERGYFIKPGVTDFRVYPRGGRPGKTPSKYFVYTLSERNPMPLKDLVRQLETTANMRKELVVAVVDEESDITFYGVKLRTMKGDMNENVPGKGIEATLLEDRVMVWDADASALLHKQFFYGKPLDEIRLQLSLVEAAYLQEKNVLDLSDSSGDNLLASMEFADSAIDVESDFKEKLAVYRDLRDSGMVAKTGYKFGTHYRIYKKIEGLDTMMHSQFLVHAVNIEHVFNLPQLSRAIRLAHSVRKQMVFAWRSGDQIMYLEIGRIKM, from the coding sequence ATGAACCAGAACCATGCATTTAACGGCAAACTGGACGGCCATATCGTGAAACTGGAACCTGATACTAAGGAGACACTTTACAACACCAGTTTCTATGGCAACCCAAAAGACGATTTCCTGGAACTAACCCTCATCGAAGCTGCCTACCTAACCTACAAAGGCAGGATCAAGGTCACCAGGGATAAGAAGGGGCTTGATTTCAAGGACCTGATCAGCTATGCAAGTAGGGAAAAAGAGAATTTTGAAGTAAAATACATCGTCTATAAAGACATGCGTGAAAGAGGTTATTTCATAAAGCCCGGAGTCACAGATTTCAGGGTATATCCCAGAGGAGGTCGGCCCGGTAAGACCCCTTCGAAATATTTCGTATACACACTCTCCGAACGTAATCCCATGCCCTTAAAAGACCTGGTACGCCAGCTTGAGACCACAGCCAACATGCGAAAGGAACTTGTGGTTGCGGTAGTGGACGAGGAAAGTGACATCACCTTCTACGGTGTTAAGCTTCGCACAATGAAAGGTGATATGAATGAAAATGTCCCGGGTAAAGGTATTGAGGCCACCCTCCTGGAAGACAGGGTCATGGTCTGGGATGCTGATGCATCTGCCCTGCTTCACAAACAATTCTTTTACGGTAAACCCCTGGATGAAATCCGCCTCCAGTTATCATTAGTTGAGGCAGCATATTTGCAGGAAAAAAATGTACTGGACCTCAGTGACAGCAGTGGGGACAATCTACTAGCCAGCATGGAATTTGCAGATAGTGCAATCGATGTGGAAAGCGATTTTAAGGAAAAACTGGCAGTTTACAGGGACCTGAGGGATTCGGGGATGGTAGCCAAGACCGGGTATAAGTTCGGCACTCATTACCGGATCTATAAAAAAATTGAAGGACTGGATACGATGATGCATTCACAATTCCTGGTACATGCAGTGAACATCGAACATGTGTTCAACCTGCCACAGCTATCAAGGGCGATCAGGCTTGCCCACAGTGTGAGAAAACAGATGGTTTTTGCCTGGCGCAGTGGAGATCAGATCATGTACCTGGAGATTGGCAGGATAAAGATGTAA
- a CDS encoding CcmD family protein codes for MLTAFGIVWVVFLVYIFMLLQTRKQLNRQMELLGHLKD; via the coding sequence ATGTTAACAGCATTTGGTATTGTATGGGTCGTTTTCCTGGTCTATATATTTATGCTCTTACAGACACGAAAACAGCTCAACAGGCAGATGGAATTATTAGGACACCTTAAGGATTAG
- the pscS gene encoding O-phospho-L-seryl-tRNA:Cys-tRNA synthase codes for MAIDQYLQKFKNIKRSTCGTINIDPLQRGGILTDEARAALVEWGDGYSICDFCPGALDQIKTPPIYDFIHKALPGFLGIDDARVTNGARESKFAIMHSITREGDWLVLDKSAHYSSNVAAQRARLNIKAVPNSGSPDYRMEADGYADAIEEVIRESGKSPALALVTYPDGSYGNLPDAKRIAAVCHQYDVPLILNGAYSVGRMPVNAKELDVDFIVGSGHKSMAASGPIGVLGVSKEYSDIVFEKSPTNKLKEIELLGCTARGATIMTMIASFPKVVERTRHWDEEVEKARWFSSQLETLGLLQMGDKPHNHDLMFFEAPVLYEMSQTAKGGRYFLYKELKARKIHGIKAGLTKFFKLSTFGVSRDDLETVVSAFDEIINS; via the coding sequence GTGGCTATTGACCAATATCTCCAGAAATTCAAAAACATCAAACGTTCCACATGTGGAACCATAAATATCGACCCACTACAGCGCGGCGGGATACTGACCGACGAGGCCAGGGCGGCACTGGTGGAGTGGGGCGACGGATATTCAATATGTGATTTCTGTCCAGGCGCCCTGGACCAGATCAAGACACCGCCCATCTATGATTTTATACATAAGGCCTTACCTGGGTTCCTGGGTATTGACGATGCCAGGGTGACCAATGGTGCCAGGGAGTCCAAGTTCGCAATTATGCACTCCATAACAAGGGAAGGGGACTGGTTAGTCCTTGATAAGAGCGCACATTATTCCTCTAATGTAGCTGCACAGCGTGCCCGGCTCAATATCAAGGCCGTACCCAATTCCGGTTCCCCTGATTACCGTATGGAGGCTGATGGATATGCAGATGCCATAGAAGAAGTTATCAGGGAATCGGGAAAATCTCCTGCACTGGCGCTGGTCACATACCCTGACGGCAGCTATGGCAACCTGCCTGATGCTAAAAGAATAGCAGCTGTATGCCACCAGTACGATGTGCCCCTGATCTTAAACGGCGCATATTCAGTAGGCAGGATGCCTGTAAATGCAAAAGAGCTGGATGTTGATTTCATAGTTGGCAGCGGGCATAAGTCCATGGCAGCATCCGGTCCGATAGGCGTGCTCGGGGTATCAAAAGAATATTCAGATATAGTATTTGAGAAATCACCTACAAATAAGCTCAAGGAGATAGAACTGCTGGGATGTACTGCCAGGGGTGCTACTATCATGACAATGATCGCATCCTTCCCTAAAGTGGTGGAGCGTACCAGGCACTGGGATGAGGAAGTGGAAAAGGCCAGGTGGTTCTCGTCACAACTGGAAACCCTGGGACTGCTGCAGATGGGTGATAAGCCCCATAACCACGACCTGATGTTCTTTGAAGCGCCTGTGCTGTATGAGATGTCACAGACCGCAAAAGGCGGGCGGTATTTCCTTTATAAGGAATTAAAGGCTCGCAAGATACACGGTATCAAGGCCGGGTTGACAAAGTTCTTCAAGCTCAGCACCTTCGGGGTATCCAGGGATGACCTGGAAACGGTGGTGTCTGCTTTTGATGAGATCATCAATTCATAA
- a CDS encoding PepSY domain-containing protein produces MFVASLSFNLISSADSVGNSDVITEDDAINVSKEYLSDSDDFNVTGNLTVMEIELEKEKNVLVYNIELKDESDIEYQVIVNAETEVIISSETLVIVDEGTEDIIQQADIKPEKSEKPDVEAKEKKPKTQMKFMAEDDDKLNGKYVSFEYNDSTGEITNFTLGATPVFSSILIDDWSPVIKHSGSEIRFEMKSKSDIDDDEDGLERITLEIHDNPNGLIKVDMKGTRNVTFVLSDDISGEVNDAKNAVNLSGALNGTLVQIGHENGTVDFSTDGNKNFTANVTDAKLMFRTHPVTVMTQAQFNHRSRVTAGIMAGDVGAEVDIEDGNSSSTVVYDSLNISIEQVENNTVSINISSELSQGTTVSLSVSSDILEVIQKENVTILFDGKQIQMADNYDDIMNPDDDDGAAEYLVVVGSEDVEVLVSIPHFSAHSITITTGDTGDAVAAGTDLPDLPATEEEATGVPGFGSVLATLGLLMVYLLGRRE; encoded by the coding sequence TTGTTCGTAGCATCATTATCTTTCAACCTGATATCTTCAGCAGATTCAGTAGGTAATAGTGATGTGATAACAGAAGATGATGCAATAAATGTTTCAAAAGAGTATCTGAGTGACAGCGATGATTTCAATGTTACAGGAAATTTGACTGTAATGGAGATCGAACTGGAAAAAGAAAAGAATGTACTCGTTTATAATATTGAATTGAAAGACGAATCCGACATTGAATATCAAGTCATTGTTAATGCTGAGACTGAAGTTATTATCAGTTCAGAGACTTTAGTAATTGTTGATGAAGGGACCGAAGATATAATTCAGCAAGCTGACATTAAACCGGAAAAGTCTGAAAAACCGGATGTCGAGGCTAAAGAGAAGAAACCCAAGACACAAATGAAGTTCATGGCAGAAGACGATGACAAATTAAATGGGAAATATGTATCCTTTGAATACAATGATTCCACAGGCGAGATAACGAACTTCACCCTGGGTGCTACTCCTGTATTTTCAAGCATCTTAATCGATGACTGGTCTCCGGTTATAAAGCATAGTGGTTCTGAGATACGATTTGAAATGAAGAGCAAATCTGATATTGATGATGACGAGGATGGATTAGAAAGGATCACACTAGAAATCCACGATAACCCTAACGGACTGATAAAGGTAGACATGAAAGGAACCAGGAACGTGACATTTGTGCTGTCCGACGATATTTCGGGTGAGGTTAACGACGCTAAGAACGCAGTAAACCTTTCAGGTGCACTTAACGGCACGCTGGTACAGATTGGCCATGAAAATGGTACAGTTGACTTTTCGACTGATGGAAACAAAAACTTTACTGCCAATGTTACTGATGCCAAGCTGATGTTCAGGACGCATCCGGTAACCGTTATGACTCAAGCACAGTTCAACCACCGCAGTCGGGTTACGGCCGGTATAATGGCTGGCGATGTAGGTGCCGAGGTAGACATCGAGGATGGGAATTCCAGCAGTACCGTGGTATATGACAGCCTTAATATCTCTATCGAGCAGGTAGAGAACAATACTGTCAGTATCAATATCAGCTCTGAACTCTCCCAGGGCACCACTGTTTCCTTAAGTGTCAGCAGTGACATCCTGGAAGTCATACAGAAAGAGAATGTCACTATTCTCTTTGACGGGAAACAGATACAGATGGCAGATAATTACGACGATATCATGAACCCTGATGACGATGACGGGGCCGCAGAATACCTAGTGGTAGTGGGTTCTGAAGATGTGGAAGTGTTGGTATCCATACCACATTTCTCAGCACACTCCATTACCATAACAACAGGGGACACAGGGGATGCGGTAGCTGCCGGAACTGACTTGCCTGATTTACCTGCCACAGAAGAGGAAGCTACGGGAGTGCCCGGTTTCGGATCCGTTCTCGCTACTCTTGGGTTACTGATGGTCTATCTACTGGGGCGCAGGGAGTAG